The following proteins are encoded in a genomic region of bacterium:
- a CDS encoding tyrosine-type recombinase/integrase, whose translation MRGMRSLTEAEIEQVKRCFLGAFAARDRALFTLGIKSGFRISEILSLKLGDVFDNGKIQDRIYVRRKHMKGRNEGRCVVLHPEAKASIQLWADKLIANGATSDTYIFKSRNGTNKPITRVQAWKMLTRIYAAAGLTGSLGTHSLRKTFADRVYDKLGHDLLKTQRALGHRDIKSTVSYLAFKQEDVDDAILSI comes from the coding sequence ATGCGTGGAATGAGGTCACTTACTGAAGCTGAGATTGAACAGGTCAAAAGGTGCTTTTTAGGTGCCTTTGCTGCAAGAGATCGAGCACTCTTCACTCTTGGAATTAAATCGGGCTTTAGGATCTCTGAAATCCTTAGCCTAAAGCTGGGCGATGTATTCGATAATGGCAAAATTCAAGATCGAATTTACGTTCGACGTAAGCATATGAAAGGACGTAATGAAGGCAGGTGTGTAGTTCTCCACCCCGAAGCAAAAGCCTCAATCCAATTATGGGCAGATAAGCTTATTGCTAACGGTGCAACAAGCGATACTTATATATTTAAAAGTAGAAATGGAACGAATAAACCGATCACACGAGTACAAGCATGGAAAATGCTGACGCGTATCTATGCTGCTGCTGGGCTAACTGGCTCACTTGGAACCCACTCGCTTCGTAAAACATTCGCTGATCGCGTTTACGATAAACTTGGGCATGACCTTCTGAAGACACAACGTGCCTTAGGTCATAGGGACATAAAAAGTACCGTCTCATACCTGGCGTTCAAGCAAGAGGACGTTGATGATGCAATTCTTTCCATCTGA